ATGTGCTCGGTGAGGCTCTGCGCCTTGTACTGGGTCAGCACGTACACCGAAAAAATGCCTGAGTTGATCAGGTTGTTGATGGCAAAGTCAATGATGCGGTACTTGCCGCCGAACGGCACCGAGGGCTTGGAGCGCAGCGAGGTCAGCGGGGCCAGCCGCGACCCCTGACCGCCTGCGAGGATAATGCCGAGAACACGTGGTTTCATGATTGCTGTTCCTTTCGGGTTCCCTGCCATTCACGGTCTAGACCAGTGCCAGCCGCGAGGTCTGAGTGCCGCAGTGGACTGGTTTCAGACATCGAAAACATGCGGTAGAGGAGATTTGTTTCATCCTAGCGGCCTGCCCGGAGCCTGTGGATGCATCAGGGCAGCCTAGTCATTCATCTGGCCTTGAGAAGCTGGTGCGCCCTCCCAGCCCAGAGAGGCTGGTGCGCCTTCCCAGCCCAGAGAGGCTGGTGCGCCTTCCCAGCCCAGAGAGGCTGGTGCGCCTTCCCAGCCCAGAGAGGCTGGTGCGCCTTCCCAGCCCAGAGAGGCTGGTGCGCCTTCCCAGCCCAGAGAAGCTGGTGCGCCTTCCCAGCCCAGAGAGGCTGGTGCGCTCACGCGCCGGTCAGGGCGCTACTGAACGTTGGTGGTCAGGAAGTCCCTCAAGGCCGCGTGACCCTCTTGAGGGCTGAGCAGCTCCGCGCCCAGTTGTGTGCGGATAAAGGTGCGCTGCCGCTTGGCGTAGCGGCGGGTGGCCAGGGTAATCTGCTCGGCAGCTTCGTCCAGTGTCCGGTGACCATGCGCCAGGGCCAGCGCTTCACGGTAGCCCAGCGCCTGCCAGGCGGTAGGCAGCGGTGTGGTGTCCGGGGCCACCTGCGCGGCCAGCCACTCGGCTTCGGCGGGCCACCCAGCAGCCAACATCTGCCGGGTACGGGCCTCTGCTCGCTTTTCCAGTTCTGACAATGGTGGACTGAAAGCGAAAACCTGGGCCGTGAACCGGGGAGCCTGGTGTCCGAAGTCGGAGGGAAATTGCCCGCTTTGGCGGTACACTTCCAGCGCCCGCACCACCCGGCGGGGGTTGCGCTCCATTCGCTCCAGCTGATCTGGCCGCACCTGTGCGATATCGGCCAGCAGCGCGTCCAGGCCGCGTTCCGCCAGCTCGGCTTCCAGCTGTGAGCGCAGCTTGGGGTCGGCGGCGGGAGCCAGTGGGAGCCCCTGCGTCAGCGCACGCAGATAAAAGCCCGTGCCGCCCACCACCAGTGGTCGGCGACCCCGTTCCAGCAAGTCCGTGATCACCGCTTCGGCTTCGGCGATCCACCCGGACACGCCGTAGTTCTCGGTCACGTCCACGACATCAAGCAAGTGGTGTGGCACCAGGGCACGCTCCGCCGCACGGGGCTTGGCAGTGCCGATGTCCAGGCCCCGGTAGACCGTAAAGGCGTCGGCACTGACGATCTCCAGCCTGAACTCCTGTGCCAGTTCCAGTGCCAGGGCCGATTTGCCGCTGGCCGTAGGCGCCGTCAGGACTGGGATGGGGGAGAGGCTCACAGGGCCGAGTGTAGCGCCCTGCCAGACCGGACTGACTTTCCTTCGAAGGACGGGAGATGCGCTAGCGTGAAGCCCATGAAAGAATCGACCCTCGCCCGGCTCCAGCAGTTGATGACCGTCCGCGAAGAGGCCGAAGCCCTGAGCCAGGGCGAAGCGCGCGGCTTCGTGCCGCTGGCCGACTGGCTGGATGAAGGCAGCACGCTGACCCTGCTGCTGGATGTGCCCGCGGTGGAGCCAGGCACGCTGGAAATGCAGGAAGACGGGGGCGTGCTGACGGTGGCTGGTGAGCGTGCCAGCCTGCCCCCCGAAGCGGGCCGCTTGCTGCTGTCCGAGCGGCGGGCTGGGCGTTTCTCGCGCACACTGGCCTTTCCCGAAGCAGTGGTGCCGGGCAGCGGTGAAGCCAGCTTGCAAGCAGGTGTGTTGCGGGTCCAATTTCGTAAACAGCACCCCACCATTGACGCCACCTACCGCGAGCTGGACGACCAAGACCTACAAGGAGAAACACCATGACCGAAGAAATTCGTGGCCCCAGAGACTACGGCGACCAAGACACCCGCGACCTGCAAGACATCCTAAAAATCGAAGGCCTGGTGGACACCGGCGGTGAAGCCAAGTTCCGCATTCAGAATGGCGAGGTTCGCCTCAACGGTGAAGTGGAAACGCGGCGGCGGCGCAAGGTCCGGTGCGGCGACATCATCGAGATCTATGATGAGCGCATTGAGGTGAACTGGTGAGTGACGGGTGGGAAGCAGCGCTCTTGACCTGGCAGGAGCACCGTGACCGGGGCTTCCGTGAGGGCCGGGGGCCGGTCAAGGGCGAGGCGCTGACTGACTTTACGGGCCTGCGCTTTTATCCCCCTGACCCTGCCTGGCACTTTGCTGCAGACGTAGCGCAGTTGGGCGACTTTCCACCCGAAATCGCGCTGGATACGCTGGATGGCGGGACGAAATGGTTTGGGGCCTTTGGCCGTGTAACGGTAACGTTGCCGGGTGAGGCGACTCCGCGTACCCTGACGCTGTACACGCCTTTAGGCGAGGAACAGCCTGCGGTGGCTTTCGTGCCGTTTCGGGATGCCACTTCAGGCCCGGAAACCTACGGCGGTGGACGTTATCTGGATG
The sequence above is a segment of the Deinococcus radiophilus genome. Coding sequences within it:
- the miaA gene encoding tRNA (adenosine(37)-N6)-dimethylallyltransferase MiaA, which produces MSLSPIPVLTAPTASGKSALALELAQEFRLEIVSADAFTVYRGLDIGTAKPRAAERALVPHHLLDVVDVTENYGVSGWIAEAEAVITDLLERGRRPLVVGGTGFYLRALTQGLPLAPAADPKLRSQLEAELAERGLDALLADIAQVRPDQLERMERNPRRVVRALEVYRQSGQFPSDFGHQAPRFTAQVFAFSPPLSELEKRAEARTRQMLAAGWPAEAEWLAAQVAPDTTPLPTAWQALGYREALALAHGHRTLDEAAEQITLATRRYAKRQRTFIRTQLGAELLSPQEGHAALRDFLTTNVQ
- a CDS encoding DUF1684 domain-containing protein, whose amino-acid sequence is MSDGWEAALLTWQEHRDRGFREGRGPVKGEALTDFTGLRFYPPDPAWHFAADVAQLGDFPPEIALDTLDGGTKWFGAFGRVTVTLPGEATPRTLTLYTPLGEEQPAVAFVPFRDATSGPETYGGGRYLDVPLEYSAGQVTARLDFNRAYFPACAFADGYSCPRPPQEHVFPIPVRVGERLAK
- a CDS encoding RNA-binding S4 domain-containing protein: MTEEIRGPRDYGDQDTRDLQDILKIEGLVDTGGEAKFRIQNGEVRLNGEVETRRRRKVRCGDIIEIYDERIEVNW
- a CDS encoding Hsp20/alpha crystallin family protein; translation: MKESTLARLQQLMTVREEAEALSQGEARGFVPLADWLDEGSTLTLLLDVPAVEPGTLEMQEDGGVLTVAGERASLPPEAGRLLLSERRAGRFSRTLAFPEAVVPGSGEASLQAGVLRVQFRKQHPTIDATYRELDDQDLQGETP